A genomic stretch from bacterium includes:
- a CDS encoding glutathione S-transferase family protein gives MSKIVLYGPITAPFTRKVQGALALKKLPYDFVEPQSPEDYRRWNPETGLLPLIDVDGERVHDSARILDLIEERFPDPPLVASDPKSAQSQRRLEQWAESAFTFYWTHYLRGLVNEEDGGPPSRPGLAGEFAQRLDDLVNFLGGRPFFYSDVPGRADLAVWSFLEGVRRAVGPEVAEVMESRTALMDHTARVSALVKA, from the coding sequence ATGAGCAAGATCGTCCTGTACGGACCCATCACGGCGCCTTTCACTCGAAAAGTCCAGGGGGCGCTCGCGCTCAAGAAGCTGCCCTACGACTTCGTGGAGCCTCAGAGCCCGGAGGATTACCGGCGCTGGAATCCAGAGACGGGTCTGCTTCCGTTGATCGACGTGGACGGTGAGCGGGTGCATGATTCGGCTCGGATCCTGGATCTCATCGAAGAGCGATTTCCCGACCCGCCTCTGGTCGCGTCGGATCCGAAGTCGGCCCAGAGCCAACGCCGCCTCGAGCAGTGGGCCGAATCGGCGTTTACCTTCTACTGGACCCACTACCTGCGCGGGCTGGTGAACGAGGAAGACGGTGGACCGCCGTCGCGGCCTGGCCTGGCCGGTGAGTTCGCCCAGCGTCTGGACGATCTGGTGAACTTCCTCGGCGGGCGCCCGTTCTTCTACTCGGATGTCCCCGGGCGTGCAGATCTGGCGGTCTGGTCCTTCCTCGAGGGTGTGCGCCGGGCCGTCGGGCCAGAGGTAGCCGAGGTGATGGAATCCCGCACCGCGCTGATGGATCATACGGCCCGGGTCTCTGCGCTGGTCAAAGCGTGA
- a CDS encoding carboxymuconolactone decarboxylase family protein: MRLEPIQRPSSFLGRVMSFGMQRGLGQTIMPAKVLYNRVPRLWNVTWANLRLTNSLAISKELALLLQTQIALRNGCEFCVDIARAFAIRQAMGIERFDALAQWQESDVFDDAERAALAYAEAMSDRCVDDGVFEELRKHWGEREIAEITAVCALENYYNLINLALEIPDDGLERLALAG, encoded by the coding sequence ATGCGACTCGAACCGATCCAGCGACCGTCTTCGTTCTTGGGGCGCGTGATGTCCTTCGGCATGCAGCGCGGGCTGGGCCAGACGATCATGCCGGCAAAGGTGCTCTACAACCGGGTGCCGCGGCTCTGGAATGTCACGTGGGCGAACCTTCGCCTTACGAACAGCCTCGCGATATCGAAGGAGTTGGCGCTGCTGCTGCAGACGCAGATTGCGCTACGCAACGGCTGCGAGTTCTGCGTGGATATCGCCCGAGCCTTTGCAATCCGGCAGGCCATGGGAATCGAACGCTTCGATGCCCTCGCGCAGTGGCAGGAGAGCGACGTCTTCGACGACGCGGAGCGTGCGGCTCTGGCCTACGCGGAAGCCATGAGCGACCGATGTGTCGATGACGGGGTTTTCGAAGAGCTGCGCAAGCATTGGGGCGAACGCGAAATCGCCGAGATCACCGCAGTGTGTGCCCTCGAGAACTATTACAACCTGATCAACCTGGCGCTCGAGATCCCTGACGATGGACTGGAACGCCTGGCCCTCGCCGGATGA
- a CDS encoding PLP-dependent aminotransferase family protein, which produces MHELPFSPDRNAPEPVYLQLADHLGRLISSGRLQPGERLPASRDLAASLGLARNTVNQAYQTLIDRDRLRARVGQGTFVRDEAPIPAERVGCRDGGRSFVWESLFSGPARALPAGLPAEPAATAFDFRPGRVAPELLPLSELRRLFGRVFENQAAELANHLDPRGWPPLREAIARALVARGVRCEADEVVVVAGAQQALDLVARVLIDPGDAVALETPGYFGADFAFRAARAHRIPIAVDENGLITDDLARVLAHGRLKLIIATPAVQQPTGVVLSDERRAHLLELSAAAHVPILEDDYDGELRLDDPVRPALKTADQAGQVIYVGTFSKAIFPALRLGYLVAPAPLLDRLATAKLSSALTTPALEQAVLAEWIRSEGFARHVRRVRREMALRVDAGMEAIAEYMPEGTAVRRPAGGAGLWVTLPEGFDARALVRSARKADVLAFHGAGFATGDNIGSGLRRNLLLAVGAVSEGDVREGIARLGICAKEQ; this is translated from the coding sequence GTGCACGAACTGCCGTTCTCGCCGGATCGGAACGCTCCGGAGCCGGTCTATCTCCAACTGGCCGATCATCTCGGCCGCCTGATCTCGAGCGGCCGGCTGCAGCCTGGCGAGCGCCTGCCGGCCAGTCGAGATCTGGCGGCTTCGCTGGGGCTGGCGCGCAACACGGTGAATCAGGCCTACCAGACCCTGATCGATCGGGATCGGCTGCGGGCGCGGGTGGGCCAGGGAACGTTCGTGAGGGACGAAGCGCCCATCCCAGCCGAGCGGGTCGGGTGCCGGGACGGGGGCCGCAGCTTCGTCTGGGAGAGCCTGTTCTCGGGCCCGGCCCGGGCGCTACCGGCCGGGCTCCCGGCAGAGCCCGCGGCGACCGCCTTCGATTTCCGGCCCGGCCGCGTCGCGCCGGAGCTTCTACCCCTGAGCGAGCTGCGCCGTCTGTTCGGCCGGGTGTTCGAGAACCAGGCAGCCGAGCTGGCGAATCACCTCGATCCGCGTGGTTGGCCCCCCCTGCGCGAGGCGATCGCCAGGGCACTGGTGGCGCGCGGCGTTCGCTGCGAAGCGGACGAGGTCGTCGTGGTCGCGGGGGCGCAGCAGGCGCTCGACCTGGTCGCGCGGGTGCTGATCGACCCAGGCGATGCGGTCGCGCTCGAGACCCCGGGCTACTTCGGTGCGGATTTCGCGTTCCGTGCGGCCCGCGCCCACCGCATTCCGATCGCCGTGGACGAGAACGGGCTCATCACCGATGACCTGGCCCGGGTGCTGGCCCACGGTCGCCTGAAACTCATCATCGCGACGCCAGCGGTCCAACAGCCGACGGGCGTCGTGCTCTCGGACGAGCGCCGCGCACACCTGCTCGAGCTGTCGGCGGCGGCTCACGTACCGATCCTCGAGGACGACTACGACGGCGAGCTGCGTCTCGACGATCCGGTGCGGCCAGCGCTGAAAACCGCGGATCAGGCCGGCCAGGTGATCTATGTGGGCACCTTCTCGAAGGCGATCTTTCCCGCGTTGCGCCTCGGTTACTTGGTGGCTCCAGCACCGCTCCTCGATCGGCTCGCCACGGCGAAGCTGAGTAGCGCACTCACGACGCCGGCCCTGGAACAAGCCGTGCTGGCGGAATGGATCCGCAGCGAAGGTTTCGCGCGCCATGTGCGTCGCGTGAGACGGGAGATGGCCCTGCGTGTAGACGCGGGAATGGAGGCGATCGCGGAATACATGCCGGAGGGCACCGCGGTGCGTCGGCCTGCGGGCGGCGCTGGCTTGTGGGTGACGCTTCCCGAGGGTTTCGATGCACGCGCACTGGTCCGCAGCGCACGCAAGGCCGATGTCCTGGCGTTCCATGGTGCCGGCTTCGCGACTGGTGACAACATCGGCAGTGGGCTGCGACGCAACCTGCTGTTGGCCGTCGGTGCCGTGAGCGAGGGAGATGTGCGCGAGGGCATCGCGCGGCTCGGAATCTGTGCAAAGGAGCAATGA
- the uvrA gene encoding excinuclease ABC subunit UvrA yields MNSPRIAVRGAREHNLRDVDVDIPRERLVVITGLSGSGKSSLAFDTLYAEGQRRYVESLSAYARQFLDQMAKPDVDSIDGLSPAISIEQRGITRSPRSTVGTITELSDYLRLLYARIGRPHCWSCDKPITQQTVQEMAERVLGLGEGAKVSLLAPVIRGRKGAYKKELARFAEQGFVRARIDGEMRDLSEPIQLARQQSHDIDLVIDRVVVKEAARARIADSIETALRMADGLAKIECGDACELLSQANACIDCGVSYPELAPRLFSFNSPAGACPRCGGLGTCDELDPEKIIPDPSRSLADGAIAAWGGKRMGRYYKRLLEGVAAHLEIDPDTAWEDLPKRVQRALLHGTGKAEIPFRIRRRQTIQRRFDGVIGELERRRRDGETSHDDLAKYTRPGPCPECEGARVGRAARHVRLGEPGLAIHELQARGIAEVADFLEKLELGATQRAIADLVLKEIRERLGFLIDVGVSYLTLDRASTTLSGGESQRIRLATQVGSHLLGVLYILDEPSIGLHPRDNERLLASLIKLRDAGNTVLVVEHDEATIRLADWVIDMGPGAGVHGGELTAEGTPAAIENDPSSLTGAYLSGRRCIPLREPRSLEDAPLLRLLGCRQHNLRNLDLELPLGRFTVVTGVSGSGKSTLISDTLHRALARTLHRAEAIPGTFDRLDGVEALDKVTLIDQSPIGRTPRSNPVTYTGAFDGIRQLFSQVPEARVRGYGPGRFSFNVKGGRCESCQGDGLIRVEMHFLPDLFTECEVCRGRRYNRETLEITFKGKNIADVLEMSVEEALSFMENVPRVLRPLRTMADVGLGYVHLGQPATTLSGGEAQRIKLSRELARRSTGRTLYLLDEPTTGLHFADVERLLAVLHELVLRGNTVVVIEHHLDVIKTADHVIDLGPEGGAEGGRIVAEGTPAQVAGNPESHTGRALQSVLK; encoded by the coding sequence TTGAACTCCCCCCGCATCGCCGTCCGAGGCGCGCGGGAGCACAACCTTCGGGACGTGGATGTCGACATCCCCCGAGAGCGGCTCGTCGTGATCACGGGGCTGTCGGGTTCGGGCAAGTCGTCGCTGGCTTTCGACACCTTGTACGCGGAAGGGCAGCGACGCTACGTCGAGAGCCTCTCCGCCTATGCTCGTCAATTCCTCGATCAGATGGCCAAGCCGGATGTCGATTCCATCGATGGGCTCTCGCCCGCCATCTCGATCGAGCAGCGCGGCATCACGCGCAGTCCCCGGTCGACGGTCGGAACGATCACCGAGCTCTCCGATTATCTGCGCCTGCTCTACGCCCGGATCGGGCGCCCCCATTGCTGGAGTTGCGACAAGCCCATCACCCAGCAGACCGTGCAGGAGATGGCCGAGCGGGTGCTCGGGCTCGGCGAGGGCGCGAAGGTCTCGCTGCTCGCGCCGGTCATTCGCGGACGCAAGGGCGCCTACAAGAAAGAGCTGGCCCGCTTCGCCGAGCAGGGCTTCGTACGTGCGCGCATCGATGGCGAGATGCGCGATCTCTCGGAGCCGATCCAACTCGCCCGCCAGCAGAGCCACGACATCGATCTCGTCATCGACAGGGTGGTGGTCAAGGAGGCGGCGCGAGCACGCATCGCGGATTCGATCGAGACGGCGCTACGCATGGCGGATGGTCTGGCCAAGATCGAGTGCGGCGATGCCTGCGAACTGCTGAGCCAGGCCAATGCCTGCATCGACTGCGGTGTCTCCTATCCGGAGCTCGCCCCGCGGCTTTTCTCCTTCAACAGCCCGGCAGGTGCTTGCCCGCGCTGCGGTGGGCTCGGCACCTGCGACGAGCTCGACCCGGAGAAGATCATCCCGGATCCGAGCCGGAGCCTGGCCGATGGCGCCATCGCAGCCTGGGGCGGGAAGCGCATGGGCCGCTACTACAAACGGTTGCTCGAGGGCGTCGCCGCTCACCTGGAGATCGATCCGGACACCGCTTGGGAAGATCTTCCCAAGCGCGTCCAACGAGCCCTCTTGCACGGCACGGGGAAAGCAGAGATCCCGTTCCGCATTCGGCGACGCCAGACCATCCAGCGCCGCTTCGACGGTGTGATCGGCGAGCTCGAGCGTCGTCGACGCGACGGCGAGACCAGCCATGACGATCTCGCAAAGTACACGCGCCCCGGGCCGTGCCCCGAGTGCGAGGGTGCGCGGGTCGGCCGGGCCGCTCGGCATGTTCGGCTCGGAGAGCCCGGCCTCGCCATCCACGAACTCCAGGCCCGTGGAATCGCAGAGGTTGCCGATTTTCTCGAGAAGCTCGAACTCGGCGCGACCCAGCGCGCCATCGCCGATCTCGTCTTGAAGGAAATCCGCGAGCGCTTGGGCTTCCTGATCGACGTCGGCGTTTCGTACCTCACGCTCGATCGGGCCAGCACGACACTTTCAGGTGGCGAGAGCCAACGCATTCGTCTCGCGACCCAGGTCGGTTCTCATTTGTTAGGCGTACTCTACATCCTGGACGAGCCATCGATCGGCCTGCATCCCCGGGATAACGAGCGGCTACTCGCGAGCCTCATCAAGCTGCGCGATGCGGGAAACACGGTGCTGGTGGTCGAGCACGATGAAGCGACGATCCGGCTGGCGGATTGGGTCATCGATATGGGGCCCGGCGCTGGCGTGCACGGCGGCGAGTTGACCGCCGAAGGGACTCCGGCTGCGATCGAGAACGATCCATCCTCCCTCACCGGCGCTTACCTCTCAGGCCGACGCTGCATTCCTCTGAGGGAACCGCGCAGTCTGGAAGACGCGCCTCTCTTGCGCCTTCTCGGTTGCAGACAACACAATCTCCGGAATCTCGATCTCGAGCTGCCCCTCGGTCGCTTCACGGTCGTCACCGGCGTATCCGGTTCCGGAAAATCCACCTTGATCAGCGATACACTCCACCGGGCATTGGCGCGCACGCTCCATCGGGCCGAAGCGATCCCTGGCACATTCGATCGCCTCGATGGTGTCGAAGCCCTCGACAAGGTGACGCTGATCGACCAGAGCCCGATCGGGCGTACGCCGCGCAGCAATCCGGTCACCTATACCGGCGCGTTCGACGGCATCCGTCAGCTCTTCAGTCAGGTGCCTGAGGCCCGGGTGCGCGGCTACGGGCCGGGGCGGTTCTCCTTCAACGTGAAGGGCGGCCGCTGCGAATCCTGTCAGGGCGACGGCCTGATCCGGGTCGAGATGCACTTCCTGCCGGACTTGTTCACGGAATGCGAAGTCTGCCGTGGCAGGCGCTACAACCGGGAAACCCTCGAGATCACCTTCAAGGGCAAGAACATCGCGGACGTGCTCGAGATGAGCGTCGAGGAAGCGCTGTCATTCATGGAGAACGTGCCACGGGTTCTGCGACCCTTGCGCACCATGGCCGATGTCGGCCTGGGGTACGTCCATCTGGGTCAGCCGGCGACGACGCTTTCCGGCGGTGAAGCCCAGCGCATCAAGCTCTCCCGGGAGCTGGCCAGACGCAGCACCGGACGAACCTTGTACCTGCTCGACGAACCTACGACGGGACTCCACTTTGCCGACGTCGAACGCCTGCTTGCCGTCCTGCATGAGTTGGTGTTGCGCGGCAACACAGTCGTCGTCATCGAACATCACCTCGATGTCATCAAGACGGCCGACCACGTCATCGATCTCGGCCCCGAAGGCGGAGCGGAGGGTGGTCGGATCGTCGCGGAAGGCACCCCGGCACAGGTCGCCGGAAATCCGGAGAGCCATACCGGGCGTGCGCTGCAGAGCGTTCTGAAATGA
- a CDS encoding CPBP family intramembrane metalloprotease, translated as MNSAEDPEAFPSPAIATALTLAALMVMLLVVAPFFTAGHIVAGLAAGTVVGFGGVGSLAARRVPAPADQHLGLCGVPLKRLLIVLMLVPLVLWLSELENIVALWLERPEPTPPPEPGSNGISEGLRSLEIALFVVLLRPVVEEFFFRGVIQQGVVAHLGPGWGVLLSTLLFSLSRGLTGPTSEYGAVVVVLQMLVLGGVLGALRLATGSLLPGILLQGLMNSIEILALSVAEDFPIQGFTTLDSHTHPALLLPAALLIAWAIAKMRHLNNSTSGDGVYN; from the coding sequence ATGAACTCCGCCGAAGATCCCGAGGCCTTCCCCAGCCCGGCGATCGCGACGGCGCTCACTTTGGCTGCCCTGATGGTGATGTTGCTCGTGGTGGCGCCCTTCTTCACGGCGGGCCACATCGTCGCTGGGCTCGCCGCGGGCACCGTCGTGGGCTTTGGCGGCGTCGGAAGTCTGGCAGCGCGGCGGGTGCCCGCGCCGGCAGACCAGCACCTGGGCCTATGTGGCGTGCCCCTGAAACGACTCCTGATCGTGCTGATGTTGGTCCCGCTCGTTCTCTGGCTCTCGGAGCTCGAGAACATCGTGGCCCTCTGGCTCGAGCGACCGGAACCGACGCCGCCCCCGGAGCCCGGCTCGAATGGCATCAGCGAAGGCCTGCGTTCCCTCGAGATCGCCCTCTTCGTCGTTCTGCTCCGGCCGGTCGTCGAGGAATTCTTCTTTCGCGGTGTCATCCAGCAGGGAGTGGTGGCTCATCTCGGCCCGGGCTGGGGAGTGCTGCTGAGCACGCTGCTCTTCAGCCTCTCGAGGGGGCTTACCGGCCCGACGAGCGAGTACGGCGCCGTGGTTGTCGTCCTCCAGATGCTCGTGTTGGGCGGGGTCCTCGGCGCCCTACGCCTGGCGACCGGCTCCCTGTTGCCAGGCATCCTCCTCCAGGGCCTGATGAACAGCATCGAGATCCTGGCCCTATCCGTCGCCGAAGACTTCCCGATCCAAGGCTTCACGACCCTCGACAGCCACACCCACCCCGCCCTGTTGCTACCCGCCGCACTCCTCATCGCCTGGGCCATCGCAAAGATGCGCCACCTCAACAACTCAACTAGCGGGGACGGGGTTTACAATTGA
- a CDS encoding PEP-CTERM sorting domain-containing protein (PEP-CTERM proteins occur, often in large numbers, in the proteomes of bacteria that also encode an exosortase, a predicted intramembrane cysteine proteinase. The presence of a PEP-CTERM domain at a protein's C-terminus predicts cleavage within the sorting domain, followed by covalent anchoring to some some component of the (usually Gram-negative) cell surface. Many PEP-CTERM proteins exhibit an unusual sequence composition that includes large numbers of potential glycosylation sites. Expression of one such protein has been shown restore the ability of a bacterium to form floc, a type of biofilm.), which produces MRVFLVVLVLLVSGPALAAPLILNEYNAVSEDKLLKNGASDPFLGTPPGTPVDGNGSLGLPVGEQNDWLELVVVADGLDIRGWSLQLIDDGNPAQLVTFTADPLWANLAAGTIIVVFEADDIPEDTDATDHRLAVRVNGNASTLPTFVVPQVDIDVSNKDFELTILDDRGRVMFGPTGEVIIGGGIGSTEVFKLETDPSALVTEADLGYNDGTSSTFGAPNLFSAGTLVQDFSLLRGGTPILDADFDGIADCRDICRDVFNPAQENSDGDGAGNACDPDFDNDGVVGTSDFNALRANLGLGLGDPGYDDLFDLNDDQAIDILDVNALNALFGQPPGPGAVADPLCDVTDPTDAIFDPTIVLNVDIQITQADWDALRVQTRLLEESLTCQEVAPTSPFTYYPATVTVDGQVLTNVGVRKKGFQGSLSSSRPSLKVDFTEFVPGQKYKGLDRLTLNNMRQDATSMNTCLSYYAMRQAGVPAPRCNYAKVTVNGVPMGIFANVESIKNPFLIRNFGTAQGNLYEGAVADLRSSFFGRFEIKNGGDRVDLLRLAHLLEKSDAEIALELGNHMDVDAFMTFWAMEGLIGHWDGYNGPNNNNFYVYNDPATKLRFFPWGADATFGEFGGFVNPAPISPSIFLDSQLSSRLFQIPAFRTQYLVELQALRAQLFPQGGSAAMIAEVDRMESQVNDPGDPWFDPARTLAIDEVRQWVINRFDHVEAELLALPTASPLGSRFCVAPLDPTDSVIMDVDTLVTDTGANPLACVTCTTAQVTIGGVTRVPPTFFPNPLQAFDRLVNAGGGSEFGLLSVIGDVPNSTIVLASVDETLVPQMLPATVPIIDGLGNGLVGEAPFADPTAFSLLGFLTRAQLHLTAFGVNPGDAVVGQLTADIVSFTPAPVNPLPPLPVGGGGSTSACGVGAELGIVIPLLALWRRRRRGHAFGLATTVLFVVVMLTAPQAAEATPMVELLFTTHNGGAIAPTANVNAVAGDTLEALLRVTADATGVSSYGLSVRFDADGANELDLVGAIELLDTAFNIDLGGSGPLSTTESGSGTAGELLSFAAGATGVGVVNASFVVALLSFSVTANVVPDGIDLMAGFFNTGTDGLFGSGGEALAASTIFSGASVPEPATILLLAVSAAALRRRKVN; this is translated from the coding sequence ATGCGTGTTTTCCTGGTCGTGCTGGTTCTGCTCGTTTCGGGTCCGGCTCTGGCGGCACCGCTGATCCTCAACGAATACAACGCGGTCAGTGAGGACAAGCTGCTCAAGAACGGCGCCTCGGATCCGTTTCTGGGGACACCGCCGGGCACGCCGGTGGATGGGAACGGCTCGCTGGGGCTGCCCGTGGGCGAGCAGAACGATTGGCTGGAGCTGGTGGTCGTCGCCGATGGTCTGGACATCCGGGGCTGGAGCCTTCAGCTGATCGACGATGGCAATCCGGCTCAGCTCGTCACGTTCACGGCCGATCCGCTCTGGGCCAACCTTGCGGCCGGAACGATCATCGTCGTCTTCGAAGCCGACGACATCCCTGAAGACACGGATGCGACGGATCATCGGCTCGCAGTACGCGTGAACGGCAACGCGAGCACGCTCCCGACGTTCGTGGTGCCACAGGTCGACATCGATGTTTCGAACAAGGATTTCGAGCTGACGATCCTGGACGATCGTGGGCGGGTGATGTTCGGACCGACCGGCGAGGTCATCATCGGTGGCGGCATCGGCAGCACCGAGGTGTTCAAGCTCGAGACGGATCCGAGCGCTCTCGTGACCGAGGCCGACCTCGGATACAACGACGGTACTTCGAGCACGTTCGGCGCGCCGAACCTGTTCAGCGCGGGAACCCTTGTGCAGGATTTCTCGCTTCTGCGAGGTGGGACGCCGATCCTCGATGCCGATTTCGACGGTATCGCCGACTGCCGGGACATCTGCAGGGACGTCTTCAACCCGGCCCAGGAGAACTCCGATGGCGACGGAGCAGGCAACGCCTGCGATCCGGACTTCGACAACGACGGCGTCGTTGGCACCAGTGATTTCAACGCGCTCCGCGCCAACCTGGGTCTTGGGCTGGGCGACCCGGGCTACGACGATCTCTTCGACCTGAACGACGATCAGGCGATCGACATCCTCGACGTAAACGCATTGAACGCGCTCTTTGGTCAACCGCCGGGCCCCGGTGCCGTCGCTGACCCGTTGTGTGACGTCACCGATCCCACCGACGCGATCTTCGACCCGACGATCGTCCTGAATGTGGACATCCAGATCACGCAGGCTGACTGGGACGCACTGCGGGTCCAGACCCGCCTCCTGGAGGAATCTCTCACTTGCCAGGAAGTGGCACCGACCAGCCCCTTCACCTACTACCCCGCAACGGTGACCGTCGATGGCCAGGTCCTCACGAACGTCGGCGTGCGCAAGAAGGGGTTCCAGGGCTCGCTGAGTTCCTCCCGCCCGTCACTCAAGGTCGACTTCACCGAGTTCGTTCCGGGGCAGAAGTACAAGGGCCTGGATCGTCTGACGCTGAACAACATGCGCCAGGACGCGACGAGCATGAATACCTGCTTGTCCTACTACGCGATGCGGCAGGCCGGTGTGCCCGCGCCGCGTTGCAACTACGCCAAGGTGACCGTCAACGGCGTGCCGATGGGCATCTTCGCCAACGTCGAGAGCATCAAGAACCCGTTCCTGATCCGGAACTTCGGGACAGCTCAGGGGAATCTCTACGAGGGGGCCGTCGCCGATCTGCGCTCGAGCTTCTTCGGACGTTTCGAGATCAAGAACGGAGGCGATCGCGTCGACCTCCTCCGGCTCGCCCATCTGCTCGAGAAGAGCGATGCGGAGATCGCCCTCGAGCTCGGCAATCACATGGACGTGGACGCGTTCATGACGTTCTGGGCGATGGAGGGATTGATCGGCCATTGGGACGGATACAACGGCCCCAACAACAACAACTTCTACGTCTACAACGATCCAGCCACCAAGTTGCGGTTCTTCCCTTGGGGTGCTGACGCGACCTTCGGGGAGTTCGGTGGCTTCGTGAATCCGGCACCGATTTCCCCCTCGATCTTCCTCGACTCTCAGCTCTCCAGCCGCCTGTTCCAGATCCCCGCATTCCGGACGCAGTACCTGGTGGAGCTTCAGGCCCTTCGGGCACAACTCTTTCCCCAGGGTGGGAGTGCGGCGATGATCGCCGAAGTGGATCGCATGGAGTCGCAGGTCAACGATCCAGGCGACCCGTGGTTCGACCCGGCTCGGACGCTGGCCATCGATGAGGTCCGTCAGTGGGTGATCAATCGCTTCGACCACGTCGAAGCGGAACTGCTCGCGCTGCCGACGGCAAGTCCGCTCGGATCTCGCTTCTGCGTTGCACCCCTGGACCCCACGGACTCGGTCATCATGGACGTGGATACGCTCGTCACCGATACCGGCGCCAACCCGCTTGCGTGTGTGACATGCACCACTGCACAGGTGACGATCGGAGGTGTCACGCGAGTGCCTCCGACGTTCTTCCCGAACCCCCTGCAGGCCTTCGACAGGCTTGTCAACGCGGGCGGTGGATCGGAGTTCGGGCTGCTGTCCGTCATCGGGGACGTTCCCAACTCGACGATCGTGTTGGCCTCGGTCGATGAGACGTTGGTTCCGCAAATGCTTCCCGCCACGGTGCCGATCATCGATGGCCTCGGCAATGGCCTCGTGGGGGAGGCCCCGTTCGCGGATCCCACGGCGTTCAGCCTTCTCGGCTTCCTCACGCGTGCCCAGCTCCATCTCACGGCCTTTGGTGTCAACCCGGGCGATGCCGTGGTCGGTCAACTCACCGCGGACATCGTATCGTTCACGCCGGCTCCGGTGAACCCGCTGCCCCCGCTCCCGGTGGGAGGCGGCGGTAGTACCAGCGCCTGCGGAGTGGGCGCCGAGCTTGGAATCGTGATCCCGCTGCTGGCTTTATGGCGCCGCCGTCGCAGGGGCCACGCGTTTGGGCTCGCGACGACCGTCCTCTTCGTGGTCGTGATGCTGACGGCTCCTCAGGCTGCGGAAGCCACACCGATGGTCGAGTTGTTGTTCACCACACACAACGGCGGAGCCATTGCGCCGACGGCGAACGTGAACGCCGTTGCGGGCGATACCCTGGAGGCCCTACTTCGGGTCACGGCGGATGCGACCGGTGTGAGCAGCTACGGCCTCTCGGTGCGCTTCGATGCCGACGGTGCCAACGAACTCGATCTGGTGGGCGCAATCGAGCTGCTCGACACGGCCTTCAACATTGATCTCGGCGGCTCGGGCCCGCTCTCCACGACCGAGAGCGGAAGCGGCACAGCCGGCGAGCTCTTGAGTTTCGCAGCGGGGGCGACGGGTGTGGGTGTCGTGAATGCCAGCTTCGTCGTTGCGCTCTTGTCGTTCAGCGTGACGGCCAACGTGGTGCCGGATGGGATCGACCTGATGGCAGGCTTCTTCAACACCGGCACCGACGGCCTCTTCGGAAGCGGAGGCGAAGCGCTGGCAGCCTCGACGATCTTCAGTGGCGCGTCTGTTCCCGAACCCGCAACCATTCTGCTACTGGCCGTATCTGCCGCAGCCCTCAGACGGCGAAAAGTCAACTAG